Proteins encoded by one window of Gemmatimonas aurantiaca:
- a CDS encoding penicillin acylase family protein → MPLPAPVRRVLFGVLAPALLLLTAARADDPDGSPVIRRTEYGVVHITATNFRGVGIGLGYAQTEDYGERVIMALLKNKGWMGRTFGRDSMESDFNAARVQARVQETYHLLDADTRAMYDGFAEGVNRYIVSHRTDLPAWVQPVFHGHDVAAGDIGTANVNGGRTLVTRWLARDSTRGVGGGRTRDEAAMDAAAELPRMGADADVGSNAWALAPSRTSSGRAILLRNPHLAWNAGYWEAHVTVPGKLDFYGDFRIGSAFSVVGGFNAALGWATTNNAPDLEEVYQLELDPALPDHYRFDSTSVPIRWQEVRAAYRDGDTLVQITRRIATTPLGPVAHRTATHLYIVRAGPDGEYRAGAQFLAMMRARSLTEWRSALAMRARSTSNLTYADRAGNILTIWMASIPRLPHPSGRDSMPIPARGSADIWTRLITLDSLPQIQNPPGGYVHNENDAPHFGNLRALLDTARYPDNVERGELRLRSQHALQLIATSERFSLEEVIRRKHSMRMLLADRVKPDLLRILRAQADTTPPAMTEALRVLDRWDNTVAPASRGGLLFETWWRRYQSQARDSAFAERWSWARMTQTPRGVGQPAHAIEAFQWALAEMQNRYGAVNVAWGDIHRVRRGSVDVPVGGCSGALGCFRVLSYEEQADGIRVANSGDGWVLAVEFGAQGPRAYSVLSYGQSNKPQSPYYEDQAAMFARGEFKPVRFTETDVARHALRTYVPSR, encoded by the coding sequence ATGCCTCTCCCCGCTCCCGTCCGACGTGTCCTGTTCGGCGTGCTCGCCCCGGCGCTGCTCCTGCTGACCGCAGCCCGCGCCGACGATCCTGATGGGTCACCCGTCATCCGGCGCACCGAATACGGCGTGGTGCACATCACTGCCACCAACTTCCGCGGCGTGGGAATCGGACTCGGTTATGCGCAAACCGAGGACTACGGTGAGCGCGTCATCATGGCGCTGCTCAAGAACAAGGGGTGGATGGGGCGCACCTTCGGTCGCGACAGCATGGAGTCGGACTTCAATGCCGCGCGCGTTCAGGCCCGGGTGCAGGAGACGTATCATCTCCTCGATGCCGACACCCGGGCGATGTACGATGGATTTGCCGAAGGGGTCAATCGCTACATCGTCTCACACCGGACCGATCTGCCGGCCTGGGTGCAGCCGGTCTTTCACGGACACGATGTGGCGGCCGGCGACATCGGCACCGCCAACGTCAATGGGGGACGCACGCTGGTGACGCGCTGGTTGGCTCGCGATTCCACGCGCGGTGTCGGCGGAGGGCGCACGCGGGACGAGGCCGCCATGGACGCGGCCGCGGAATTGCCACGGATGGGCGCCGATGCCGATGTCGGATCGAACGCCTGGGCCCTGGCGCCGAGCCGGACCAGCTCGGGCCGGGCGATCCTGCTTCGCAACCCGCATCTCGCCTGGAACGCGGGCTACTGGGAGGCCCATGTCACCGTTCCCGGAAAACTCGATTTTTACGGCGACTTCCGCATTGGCTCCGCATTCTCCGTCGTCGGCGGTTTCAATGCGGCCCTCGGATGGGCGACGACCAACAATGCGCCCGATCTCGAGGAGGTCTATCAGCTCGAGCTCGATCCGGCACTCCCCGATCACTATCGATTCGACAGCACGAGCGTGCCCATTCGCTGGCAGGAAGTGCGTGCGGCGTATCGGGATGGTGATACCCTCGTGCAGATCACGCGACGGATCGCCACGACGCCACTCGGTCCCGTCGCCCATCGGACGGCAACCCATCTCTACATCGTGCGTGCCGGGCCGGATGGAGAATACCGCGCGGGAGCACAGTTCCTCGCCATGATGCGGGCGCGCAGTCTGACCGAATGGCGCAGCGCACTCGCCATGCGCGCCCGCTCGACGTCCAATCTCACGTACGCCGATCGGGCAGGAAACATCCTCACGATCTGGATGGCGAGCATTCCGCGTCTGCCCCATCCCTCGGGGCGGGACTCGATGCCCATTCCCGCGCGAGGCTCGGCCGATATCTGGACACGGCTCATCACGCTGGATTCCTTGCCGCAGATCCAGAATCCGCCGGGCGGTTACGTGCACAACGAGAACGATGCACCGCATTTCGGCAATCTCCGCGCGCTGCTCGATACCGCGCGATATCCCGACAATGTGGAGCGCGGCGAACTGCGATTGCGCAGTCAACATGCCCTGCAGTTGATCGCCACCAGCGAGCGGTTCTCGCTCGAGGAGGTGATCCGCCGCAAGCACAGTATGCGCATGCTGCTCGCCGATCGTGTGAAACCCGATCTGCTGCGCATTCTGCGCGCGCAGGCGGATACGACGCCCCCCGCGATGACGGAGGCGTTGCGTGTACTGGACCGATGGGACAATACCGTGGCGCCTGCGAGTCGTGGTGGCTTGCTGTTCGAGACCTGGTGGCGCCGCTATCAATCGCAGGCGCGGGATTCGGCGTTCGCCGAGCGATGGTCGTGGGCACGCATGACACAGACGCCGCGGGGCGTGGGACAGCCGGCCCATGCCATCGAGGCCTTCCAGTGGGCGTTGGCCGAAATGCAGAACAGATACGGTGCGGTGAACGTGGCCTGGGGTGACATCCATCGCGTGCGACGGGGATCGGTGGACGTGCCGGTCGGTGGATGCAGTGGGGCCCTCGGATGTTTCCGCGTCCTGAGCTACGAGGAGCAGGCGGATGGCATTCGTGTTGCCAACAGCGGTGATGGCTGGGTGCTGGCGGTGGAATTCGGCGCGCAGGGTCCGCGCGCGTATTCGGTACTGTCGTATGGACAGAGCAACAAGCCCCAGTCGCCTTACTACGAGGATCAGGCGGCGATGTTCGCGCGAGGCGAATTCAAGCCGGTGCGTTTCACGGAAACCGACGTGGCGCGCCATGCCCTTAGGACCTACGTCCCTTCGCGCTGA
- a CDS encoding SusC/RagA family TonB-linked outer membrane protein, whose amino-acid sequence MFIRRLTRMALVLLAGFAPPVSAQTGGTVTGRITDASNSQGIAGVQVTIVGTTIGALTNQDGQYTLRAVPTGLQTVRAIRIGFSEARASATIVASQSATVNLTLRAVPATLNPVVTTATGEQRRIEVGNAIAQVNAAELVQTRAVANVADLLTSRAAGVMVIPGTQTGAGVRVRIRGTSSMALTNNPIYVIDGIRVEGTTGSSTLSVGGTTPSRVGDLNPEEIESMEVVRGPSASTLYGTDAANGVIVIKTKRGTAGRPQWTYYTEQTGIQDRNTYPTAYRAWRTGTSSTTNSTPANTVQCLITQKASGACAIDSLTSFNLNDDPETTPYGTGYRYQHGLQLKGGTETVRYFLHGEIEDEDGVTKVPEFEKRYLATRGLVLLPEQESPNHLRKITTRANLNIALSQKADMTVSAGYTNQNLRLPMSDDSGTAGIAANTYGGPGMKYNLNPAGDTLYGWRQFTPRDIYQATSEQAINRMISSIGTNYRPTNWLALRGNFGVDFIDRVDLQLCRFQNCPDIGTDRQGYKRDNRANFFIYTFDAAGTATKRVTTNIESKTTVGVQTYRNVFNRNGAVGLVLPPGATTVTAGATQQADETTSESRTLGAFVEQNLGFRDRFFLTAAVRSDRNSAFGADFKTVFYPKFSGSWVVSDEGFFPDWSWVSQFRLRSAYGASGVQPGTIDAVQYYSATTGRQESGDTPALVYSTLGNRNLKPERSTELEIGFDGTYWTGRVTTEFTYYRKLSRDALVNKVIPPSIGTGATSRLENLGEVSNRGIEALVSAQLIQRSAFGLDMTLNLSHNDNKLLSLGGQPTIGTTQQQREGYPLYGWWSRQLTGWEDKNGNGIIEYNANSALSEITVTDTSVFIGYSTPRTESALTTGIDLFNKALRFSAMVDYKGGMKVYNNTERIRCASRLNCRSLADVTAPLWQQARTVMVREHPSRSVAGFFEDGDFIRFRELSATYQVPQRLGGRLLRGRSLSATASVRNLGVLWTKYTGVDPEAFGTTGDAPSEFQAFGPPTYFAFRLTFGF is encoded by the coding sequence ATGTTCATCCGACGTCTGACCCGCATGGCGCTCGTGCTGCTGGCCGGATTTGCACCTCCAGTCAGCGCGCAGACCGGTGGCACGGTGACCGGCAGAATCACCGATGCGAGCAACAGCCAGGGTATTGCCGGCGTGCAGGTGACGATCGTCGGCACGACGATCGGCGCCCTCACCAATCAGGACGGGCAATACACGCTGCGGGCCGTGCCCACGGGCCTGCAGACGGTGCGCGCGATCCGGATCGGCTTTTCCGAAGCGCGGGCGTCGGCCACCATCGTGGCCAGCCAATCGGCCACCGTCAATCTGACATTGCGGGCCGTGCCCGCCACGCTCAATCCCGTGGTCACGACGGCCACCGGTGAGCAACGGCGTATCGAGGTCGGCAATGCCATCGCGCAGGTGAACGCCGCCGAACTGGTACAGACGCGTGCGGTGGCCAACGTGGCCGATCTGCTCACCTCACGCGCCGCGGGGGTGATGGTGATTCCCGGCACGCAGACCGGTGCCGGCGTGCGCGTGCGCATCCGCGGAACGAGTTCGATGGCACTGACCAACAACCCCATCTACGTGATCGATGGCATTCGTGTGGAGGGCACCACGGGCTCCTCGACACTGAGTGTGGGTGGCACCACCCCGAGCCGCGTGGGCGATCTGAACCCCGAGGAGATCGAATCCATGGAGGTCGTGCGCGGTCCGTCGGCGTCGACGCTGTACGGCACGGACGCGGCCAATGGCGTGATCGTCATCAAGACCAAGCGCGGCACGGCAGGGCGACCGCAGTGGACGTACTACACCGAGCAGACCGGCATCCAGGACCGCAATACCTATCCCACGGCCTATCGGGCCTGGCGGACCGGAACCTCGTCCACCACCAACTCCACGCCCGCAAACACTGTGCAGTGCCTCATCACGCAGAAGGCGTCGGGGGCCTGCGCCATCGACAGTCTCACGTCGTTCAACCTGAACGATGATCCGGAGACGACGCCGTACGGCACAGGCTACCGGTATCAGCACGGTCTGCAACTCAAGGGCGGCACCGAGACGGTGCGCTACTTCCTGCACGGCGAGATCGAAGACGAGGACGGGGTCACCAAGGTTCCCGAATTCGAGAAGCGGTATCTCGCGACACGCGGTCTCGTCCTGCTGCCCGAGCAGGAGAGCCCGAATCACCTGCGCAAGATCACGACCCGCGCCAACCTGAACATCGCCCTGTCGCAGAAGGCCGACATGACGGTGAGCGCCGGATACACGAACCAGAATCTCCGGCTGCCCATGAGCGACGACTCGGGCACGGCCGGCATCGCCGCCAACACCTATGGCGGCCCGGGCATGAAGTACAACCTCAATCCGGCCGGTGACACGTTGTACGGCTGGCGACAGTTCACACCGCGCGACATCTACCAGGCCACGTCGGAGCAGGCGATCAATCGCATGATCAGCTCCATCGGCACGAACTACCGGCCGACGAACTGGCTGGCCCTGCGCGGGAATTTCGGCGTCGACTTCATCGACCGGGTCGACCTGCAACTGTGCCGGTTCCAGAATTGCCCCGACATCGGCACCGATCGGCAGGGCTACAAGCGCGACAACCGCGCGAACTTCTTCATCTACACCTTCGACGCGGCGGGCACGGCCACCAAGCGCGTCACGACCAACATCGAATCGAAGACCACCGTCGGCGTTCAGACCTATCGCAACGTCTTCAACCGCAACGGCGCCGTGGGTCTGGTCCTGCCGCCGGGCGCGACCACCGTGACGGCCGGCGCGACGCAGCAGGCCGATGAGACGACCAGTGAGAGCCGCACGCTGGGCGCGTTCGTCGAGCAGAACCTCGGCTTCCGGGATCGGTTCTTCCTCACCGCGGCCGTGCGGTCCGATCGCAACAGCGCGTTCGGTGCCGACTTCAAGACGGTATTCTATCCCAAGTTCTCGGGTTCCTGGGTCGTCTCCGACGAAGGCTTCTTCCCCGACTGGTCGTGGGTGAGTCAGTTCCGCCTGCGTTCGGCGTACGGCGCCTCCGGCGTGCAACCCGGCACCATCGATGCCGTGCAGTACTACTCAGCCACCACCGGCCGGCAGGAAAGCGGCGACACCCCCGCCCTCGTGTACTCCACGCTGGGCAACCGCAACCTCAAGCCCGAGCGCTCGACCGAACTCGAAATCGGCTTCGACGGCACGTACTGGACGGGACGCGTCACGACCGAGTTCACGTACTATCGCAAGCTCTCACGGGACGCGCTGGTGAACAAAGTCATTCCGCCGTCCATTGGTACCGGTGCCACCTCGCGCCTCGAGAATCTGGGCGAAGTCAGCAATCGTGGCATCGAGGCGCTGGTATCGGCGCAACTGATCCAGCGATCGGCGTTCGGCCTGGACATGACGCTCAACCTCTCGCACAACGACAACAAGCTGCTCAGCCTGGGCGGACAACCCACGATCGGCACCACGCAGCAGCAGCGCGAAGGATACCCGCTGTACGGCTGGTGGTCGCGTCAGCTCACGGGCTGGGAGGACAAGAACGGCAACGGTATCATCGAATACAACGCCAACAGCGCGTTGAGCGAGATCACCGTCACCGATACGTCGGTGTTCATCGGCTACTCCACGCCGCGCACCGAATCGGCGCTCACCACCGGCATCGATCTCTTCAACAAGGCCCTGCGCTTCAGCGCGATGGTGGACTACAAGGGCGGCATGAAGGTGTACAACAACACGGAACGCATCCGGTGCGCCAGTCGCCTCAACTGTCGCTCGCTGGCCGACGTCACGGCTCCGCTGTGGCAGCAGGCCCGCACGGTGATGGTGCGTGAACATCCGAGCCGGTCGGTGGCCGGCTTCTTCGAGGACGGGGATTTCATCCGTTTCCGCGAACTGTCCGCGACGTATCAGGTGCCGCAACGTCTCGGCGGCCGCTTGCTGCGCGGCCGCTCGCTCTCCGCCACCGCCTCGGTGCGCAACCTGGGCGTCCTGTGGACGAAGTACACCGGCGTGGACCCCGAAGCGTTCGGTACGACCGGCGATGCCCCGTCGGAGTTCCAGGCGTTCGGCCCGCCCACGTATTTCGCGTTTCGCCTGACCTTCGGCTTCTGA
- a CDS encoding RagB/SusD family nutrient uptake outer membrane protein — protein MMPNRFRSVASCTALATALLTSCSPTEFLEVTDPDIINPSDVTSAAGANAVRMGAIARLNVATSGGESLLLLGGLFADEWNNGDSFIARQEIDQRVITPQNSFLTDANRALHRARLSAELSVDLLRRYNTAAPGWQLAEMYFVEAYVENLASEHYCSGLNFSTVIDGQEQYGTPMTNTEAYTRALAHADSGLSLIRGTTADDIRVRSALQVTRGRILLNLNRPADAAAAVNGVATTFQYQMYHSLNTNSNQYWNFNNLNGRYSVSTGEGRNGMDFAAANDPRIPVCSGGDATCRAIGVTKATRDDLTAPYYVQRLWPARESSVAIVSGPEARLIEAEAQLRVNNTAGSLATLNALRATYTGLAPLADAGTEAARVDQLFRERAFTLFGRGTRTGDLRRLIRQYSRSAETVFPTGAWHKGGNYGTDVTLPLPLAETNTPISGAGVCIDRKA, from the coding sequence ATGATGCCCAATCGTTTCCGATCCGTCGCATCGTGCACGGCCCTCGCCACCGCACTGCTGACCTCCTGTTCCCCCACCGAGTTTCTCGAAGTCACCGATCCGGATATCATCAACCCGAGTGATGTCACGAGCGCCGCGGGCGCCAACGCGGTGCGCATGGGTGCGATCGCGCGCCTCAACGTCGCCACCAGCGGCGGGGAAAGTCTGCTGCTGCTCGGCGGCCTCTTCGCCGATGAATGGAACAACGGCGACTCCTTCATCGCGCGTCAGGAGATCGACCAGCGCGTCATCACGCCGCAGAACAGCTTCCTCACCGACGCCAACCGCGCGCTGCATCGCGCGCGCCTGTCGGCCGAGCTCTCGGTGGACCTGCTGCGCCGATACAACACGGCGGCTCCCGGCTGGCAGCTGGCCGAGATGTACTTCGTGGAAGCCTACGTGGAGAACCTCGCGTCGGAGCATTACTGCAGTGGCCTCAACTTCAGCACGGTGATCGACGGTCAGGAGCAGTACGGCACGCCGATGACCAACACGGAGGCCTACACACGGGCGCTCGCTCATGCGGATTCGGGACTCTCGCTGATTCGCGGCACCACGGCCGACGATATCCGCGTCCGCAGTGCACTGCAGGTCACCAGGGGACGTATCCTGCTCAACCTCAACCGGCCCGCGGATGCAGCCGCCGCGGTGAACGGCGTGGCGACGACGTTCCAGTACCAGATGTATCACTCGTTGAACACCAACAGCAATCAGTACTGGAACTTCAACAACCTCAACGGACGCTACAGCGTGAGCACCGGCGAGGGACGCAACGGGATGGACTTCGCCGCCGCCAACGATCCGCGCATCCCGGTCTGTTCGGGTGGCGATGCCACCTGCCGCGCCATCGGCGTGACCAAGGCCACCAGGGACGACCTCACGGCGCCGTACTATGTGCAACGCCTCTGGCCCGCCCGCGAGAGTTCGGTCGCCATCGTCTCGGGCCCGGAAGCCCGACTGATCGAAGCCGAAGCGCAACTCCGCGTGAACAACACGGCCGGATCACTGGCCACGCTCAACGCGCTGCGGGCAACCTACACCGGCCTCGCACCGCTCGCCGACGCGGGCACCGAGGCAGCCCGTGTCGATCAGTTGTTCCGCGAACGGGCGTTCACGCTCTTCGGGCGTGGTACCCGCACCGGTGATCTGCGCCGCCTGATCCGCCAGTACAGCCGTTCGGCGGAGACCGTGTTCCCAACGGGCGCGTGGCACAAGGGCGGCAACTACGGCACCGATGTGACGCTGCCGTTGCCGCTGGCGGAAACGAACACGCCCATCAGCGGTGCGGGCGTGTGCATCGATCGCAAAGCCTGA
- a CDS encoding M28 family peptidase — protein sequence MSSRTMLGISHPFVALTGATVLFAAAVSGVQAQTAARTTARAGDVPAAMAQIRQADLKRDLYAMASDAMRGREAGTPDEMRASIWVAEEMRRIGVKPAGDDGSYFQWFDMTRTRVSTVSSFAVLGTDSLRVWRDFIPLGNTGLDVEGPVLWVNNAADSTIDVQGRVVAVRVLTPDRAAIRTTVNSEDVRYANAALIATQQRFARRGALAVILVADSITDAAFDDLAVLRARGTYDVDRAAPRFAGQPERLPPLPAVRRITTAVNGTPPAFLVRASRLAALRAEPTSSWQVRLERFETPSVNIVGVVRGTDPTLRNEYVLYSSHQDHDGVRYAINGDSVWAGADDNASVSVALLAAARAFVKQPGKRSILFVFHGAEERGLLGSRYHAAHPVVPRERIVAVLNGDMIGRNHPDSASLLGIQPPHRNSTDLVNMALRANALTGKFVLDSLWDRPTHPEGWYFRSDHVPYARLNIPAVMYSTNLHPDYHTPRDKPERIDYAKLTRMTKWMYLTGWFVANAPKRPAIDAGFRLER from the coding sequence ATGTCTTCACGTACCATGCTCGGCATATCCCATCCCTTCGTTGCACTCACCGGTGCGACGGTCCTTTTCGCGGCCGCGGTTTCCGGTGTACAGGCGCAGACGGCTGCCCGCACCACCGCGCGTGCGGGAGACGTACCCGCCGCCATGGCGCAGATTCGTCAGGCCGATCTCAAGCGCGACCTCTACGCGATGGCCAGTGATGCCATGCGCGGCCGCGAAGCCGGAACGCCCGACGAGATGCGGGCGTCGATATGGGTGGCCGAGGAGATGCGCAGGATCGGTGTGAAGCCTGCCGGTGACGATGGCAGTTACTTCCAGTGGTTCGACATGACGCGCACCCGTGTGTCCACGGTATCGAGTTTTGCGGTGCTGGGCACCGACAGTCTGCGCGTCTGGCGCGACTTCATCCCGCTGGGCAACACGGGGCTCGATGTCGAAGGTCCGGTGTTGTGGGTGAACAATGCCGCCGACAGCACCATCGATGTACAGGGACGCGTGGTGGCGGTGCGGGTGCTCACGCCCGACCGTGCGGCCATTCGCACGACGGTCAACAGCGAAGACGTGCGGTACGCCAATGCCGCGCTCATCGCGACCCAGCAGCGGTTTGCCAGACGGGGAGCGCTGGCGGTGATCCTCGTGGCCGATTCCATCACCGATGCCGCGTTCGATGATCTGGCGGTTCTTCGCGCCCGGGGTACGTACGATGTGGACCGCGCCGCGCCGCGTTTTGCCGGTCAGCCCGAGCGCCTGCCGCCTCTGCCAGCGGTCCGACGCATCACCACTGCGGTCAATGGCACGCCGCCGGCGTTTCTGGTGCGGGCGTCGCGCCTCGCCGCGCTACGGGCGGAGCCGACGAGCAGTTGGCAGGTCCGCCTCGAACGGTTCGAAACACCGTCGGTGAACATCGTGGGCGTCGTTCGCGGCACCGATCCCACGCTGCGCAACGAATACGTGCTCTACAGCTCCCATCAGGATCACGATGGGGTGCGTTACGCGATCAATGGCGACTCGGTGTGGGCGGGCGCCGACGACAACGCATCGGTGAGCGTGGCGCTGCTCGCAGCGGCGCGGGCGTTCGTGAAGCAGCCCGGCAAGCGCTCCATCCTGTTCGTGTTTCATGGCGCCGAGGAGCGGGGGCTGCTCGGATCGCGCTACCATGCAGCGCATCCCGTCGTGCCGCGGGAACGGATCGTGGCCGTACTCAACGGCGATATGATCGGACGCAATCACCCCGACTCGGCGAGTCTGCTCGGCATCCAGCCACCGCATCGCAACTCCACCGATCTCGTGAACATGGCCCTGCGTGCCAATGCGCTGACCGGCAAGTTCGTACTCGATTCGCTGTGGGATCGCCCCACGCATCCGGAAGGCTGGTACTTCCGCAGCGATCATGTGCCCTATGCACGCCTGAACATTCCGGCGGTCATGTACAGCACCAACCTGCACCCCGACTATCACACACCGCGCGACAAACCCGAACGCATCGACTACGCCAAGCTCACGCGGATGACGAAGTGGATGTACCTCACCGGATGGTTCGTGGCGAACGCACCCAAGCGCCCGGCGATCGATGCGGGGTTCAGGCTGGAACGATAG
- a CDS encoding SDR family oxidoreductase yields MSIGITAATGQLGRLVVEKLVAKDLGSQLVAIVRNPEKAGGLGVAVRQANYTDPAALDAALQGIDTLLLISSSEIGQRAAQHHNVIESAKRARVRHIVYTSLLHADRSPIDLAEEHRQTERELQDAGIPATILRNGWYTENYTNSIGGALAGGAFIGSAGQGLLALATRADYAEAAATVLAGAGHIGRVYELAGDTAVTLADLAAEISKQTGRDIPYRDLPAAEYARLLTSFGLPEGLAQTIAGWDVDASNGALFDDSRQLSALIGRPTTPLAVPVAAALAAAATRS; encoded by the coding sequence ATGTCCATCGGAATTACCGCGGCCACGGGGCAACTGGGCCGCCTGGTCGTCGAAAAGCTGGTCGCGAAGGACCTGGGCTCGCAGCTCGTGGCCATCGTGCGCAATCCGGAAAAGGCCGGAGGGCTGGGTGTTGCCGTGCGTCAGGCCAACTACACCGACCCGGCGGCACTGGACGCCGCGCTGCAGGGGATCGACACGCTGCTGCTCATCTCGTCCAGCGAGATCGGCCAGCGCGCCGCGCAACACCACAACGTGATCGAGTCCGCCAAGCGGGCCCGCGTGCGACACATCGTCTACACCAGCCTGCTGCACGCCGATCGTTCACCCATCGATCTCGCCGAGGAGCATCGGCAGACCGAGCGGGAGCTGCAGGATGCGGGCATCCCCGCCACCATTCTCCGCAACGGCTGGTACACCGAGAACTACACGAACTCCATCGGTGGGGCGCTTGCCGGTGGGGCGTTCATCGGCAGCGCAGGGCAGGGGCTGCTGGCGCTGGCCACGCGCGCAGACTATGCCGAAGCGGCTGCCACGGTGCTCGCCGGTGCCGGTCATATCGGACGGGTGTACGAACTGGCCGGTGATACGGCGGTCACGCTCGCCGATCTTGCCGCCGAGATCTCGAAGCAGACGGGTCGGGATATTCCGTATCGCGATCTGCCTGCCGCGGAATATGCCCGCCTGCTCACGAGCTTCGGACTGCCTGAGGGGTTGGCGCAGACGATCGCCGGCTGGGATGTGGACGCGTCCAATGGCGCGCTCTTCGACGACAGCCGTCAACTCTCGGCGTTGATCGGCCGGCCCACCACGCCGCTTGCCGTGCCGGTGGCCGCAGCACTCGCCGCGGCGGCAACACGGTCCTGA
- a CDS encoding helix-turn-helix domain-containing protein, protein MNVAAAMETSGTLSEKIARGDLLAADCPSRAVLMHLTSRWGVLVLIALQGGTLRFSALRRQIGGVSERMLAQTLQALEQDGIVHREAFDVVPPHVEYSLTPLGEEAAEHVRALADWIEEHLPQIAQRWERRSGLRSERQSVPSGEVTARS, encoded by the coding sequence ATGAACGTTGCAGCCGCGATGGAAACGTCGGGGACCCTCTCGGAGAAGATCGCGCGGGGCGATCTGCTGGCAGCCGACTGTCCGTCGCGGGCGGTGCTGATGCACCTCACCAGTCGCTGGGGGGTGCTCGTGCTCATCGCGCTGCAGGGCGGAACGCTCCGGTTCAGCGCCCTCCGGCGGCAGATCGGCGGCGTGAGTGAACGCATGTTGGCGCAGACGTTGCAGGCACTGGAGCAGGACGGGATCGTGCACCGTGAGGCCTTCGACGTGGTGCCTCCGCACGTGGAATATTCGTTGACGCCCCTGGGTGAAGAAGCCGCGGAGCATGTGCGCGCCCTGGCCGACTGGATCGAGGAACATCTGCCGCAGATCGCACAGCGTTGGGAGCGTCGATCGGGACTTCGATCGGAACGTCAGTCGGTTCCGTCCGGCGAGGTGACGGCACGTTCATAG